The following are encoded together in the Lathyrus oleraceus cultivar Zhongwan6 chromosome 3, CAAS_Psat_ZW6_1.0, whole genome shotgun sequence genome:
- the LOC127126196 gene encoding uncharacterized protein LOC127126196 has product MQQRKSALGRPSGTDGSDYSYRMVVDSRYQLVAKGKKRLSVLFIIEALFLLIGVLFAVLRGEKDNTTNTVAISSLIASVVLLIIADIGRRRSRSSFLRLYAVLSSLAMLLFTASLANQYSLLKVIQYFGNRGTTSFGTDFPSLETGLLVYILAFSLFKISIIQAVVFLLFNMTPPKKAS; this is encoded by the coding sequence ATGCAGCAAAGAAAATCAGCGTTGGGAAGGCCTTCTGGAACCGATGGATCTGACTATTCCTACCGTATGGTAGTTGATTCAAGGTATCAACTTGTTGCAAAGGGAAAGAAACGCCTCTCTGTGCTATTTATCATTGAGGCTTTGTTTTTGTTAATAGGGGTGCTCTTTGCAGTTTTAAGAGGAGAAAAAGACAATACGACAAATACAGTCGCCATTTCTTCTCTTATAGCCAGTGTCGTTTTGTTGATCATTGCGGATATAGGTAGAAGACGAAGCCGGTCGAGCTTCTTGAGATTATATGCTGTTCTATCTTCCTTAGCAATGCTTCTCTTCACTGCTTCTCTTGCCAACCAGTATTCCCTGCTGAAGGTTATCCAGTATTTTGGTAATCGGGGAACAACCAGTTTTGGTACTGATTTTCCTAGTCTTGAAACTGGTCTGTTGGTATATATACTCGCTTTTTCACTGTTCAAGATTAGTATCATCCAAGCGGTTGTTTTCCTTCTTTTTAACATGACGCCTCCGAAGAAAGCCTCTTAG
- the LOC127130358 gene encoding uncharacterized protein LOC127130358 translates to MYLTQFLIKTKVYFNGASPPVKFRLPDGTTSLVGLTSKLNELLADTENRKVRKIEFCEDWIDIDGRVKCNLIELKTNEDMKDMWRSFRCRITKGSIELDAKISRFVDDIMKMMKRLESFGSA, encoded by the coding sequence ATGTATCTTACTCAATTTTTGATTAAGACAAAAGTGTACTTCAACGGAGCTTCACCTCCCGTAAAGTTTCGACTTCCGGATGGCACAACATCTCTCGTCGGTCTAACGTCCAAGTTGAATGAATTGTTGGCCGATACTGAAAACAGAAAAGTGAGAAAGATCGAGTTTTGTGAAGATTGGATTGATATTGACGGGAGGGTGAAATGCAACCTTATTGAGTTGAAGACGAATGAAGATATGAAGGATATGTGGAGATCATTTCGATGTAGGATAACAAAGGGATCGATCGAGTTAGATGCTAAGATTTCAAGGTTTGTCGACGACATAATGAAGATGATGAAACGTCTAGAATCATTTGGTAGTGCCTAG
- the LOC127130357 gene encoding uncharacterized protein LOC127130357, translated as MTEKVKMVQEKMKASHSRQKSYHDKRRKDFEFQEGDHIFLRVTFVIDVGRAVKSKNLTPRFIGRYQITKRVGVVSYHVALPPSLSNLDDVFHVSQLRKYIHDPSYVIQMDDMQVRDNLTVEISHVRVEDREVKQLRGKEIVLVKVV; from the coding sequence ATGACTGAGAAAGTTAAAATGGTTCAAGAGAAAATGAAGGCATCTCATAGTAGgcagaagagttatcacgacaagcGGAGAAAGGACTTTGAGTTTCAAGAGGGTGATCATATTTTTCTGAGAGTCACTTTTGTGATCGATGTTGGTCGTGCAGTAAAGTCTAAGAATCTTACTCCTCGCTTCATTGGACGATATCAGATTACTAAGAGGGTTGGAGTTGTTTCCTACCATGTGGCTTTACCCCCATCTCTTTCGAACCTAGATGATGTTTTCCACGTGTCACAGCTCAGGAAGTATATTCATGATCCGTCTTACGTAATCCAAATGGACGATATGCAAGTTCGGGATAATCTGACTGTTGAAATATCACATGTTCGGgttgaagatcgagaagtgaagcaGCTACGTGGCAAGGAGATTGTTCTTGTGAAGGTTGTTTAG